The following are encoded together in the Citrus sinensis cultivar Valencia sweet orange chromosome 1, DVS_A1.0, whole genome shotgun sequence genome:
- the LOC102607835 gene encoding putative ABC transporter B family member 8 codes for MNESENKGEMIMRREKNKNNIGIIFRFADRTDILLMVLGTVGAIGDGMSTNCLLVFASRIMNSLGFGQTQSQQNHHENFLDEVEKCSLYFVYLGLAVMVVAFLEGYCWSKTSERQVVKIRYKYLEAVLRQEVGFFDSQDATTTSEVINSISKDTSLIQELLSEKVPIFVMNASVFISGLAFSTYFSWRLSLVAFPTLLLLIIPGMIYGKYLIYLSKKAYKEYGKANAIVEQALSSIKTVYSFSAERRIIDRYEAILDSTTKLGIKQGTAKGLAVGSTGLSFAIWAFLAWYGSHLVMFKGETGGKIYAAGISFILSGLSLGSALPELKYFTEASIAASRIFDRIDRVPEIDGEDTKGLVLDEVRGEIEFEHVKFSYPSRPDSIVLKDFNLKVKAGKTVALVGASGSGKSTAIALVQRFYDADDGIVRIDGVDIRRLQLKWVRREMGLVSQEHALFGTSIKDNIMFGKLDATMDEVIAAATAANAHNFIRQLPEGYETKVGERGALLSGGQKQRIAIARAIIKNPVILLLDEATSALDSESETLVQNALDQASLGRTTLVVAHKLSTVRNADLIAVVDNGCLVEIGTHNDLINRIDGPYAKMAKLQRQFSCDDQETIPETHVSSVTRSSGGRLSAARSSPAIFASPLPVIDSPQPVTYLPPSFFRLLSLNAPEWKQGLIGSLSAIAVGSVQPTYALTIGGMISAFFAKSHSEMQSRIRTYSLIFCSLSLISLAFNLLQHYNFAYMGGRLTKRIRLRMLEKILTFEAAWFDEEQNSSGALCSRLSNEASMVKSLVADRVSLLVQTTSAVAIAMIMGLVVAWKLAVVMIAVQPLTILCFYTRKVLLSSVSTNFVKAQNRSTQIAVEAVINHRIVTSFGSAGKVLQIFDEAQEEPRKQARKKSWLAGIGMGSAQCLTFMSWALDFWYGGTLVQKGQISAGDVFKTFFILVSTGKVIAEAGSMTSDLAKGSTAVASVFKILDRQSLIPGSSQAGDGTRGSKLQKISGKIEMRRVDFAYPSRPDALVLRQFSMEVKPGTSVGLVGKSGCGKSTVIGLIQRFYDVEQGSVRVDGMDVRELDVHWYRKHTALVSQEPVIYAGNIRDNIVFGKLDASENEVVEAARAANAHEFISSLKDGYETECGERGVQLSGGQRQRIAIARAIIRNPTILLLDEATSALDVQSEQVVQEALDRIMMGRTTIVVAHRLNTIKKLDSIALVADGRVVERGTYAQLTHMRGAFFNLATLQS; via the exons TGCAGCTTGTATTTTGTGTACTTGGGATTAGCAGTGATGGTGGTGGCTTTCTTGG AGGGTTATTGTTGGAGCAAAACAAGCGAACGGCAAGTGGTGAAGATTCGGTACAAGTATTTGGAAGCTGTTCTCAGACAAGAAGTTGGATTTTTTGATTCACAAGATGCAACTACTACTTCAGAGGTCATTAACAGCATCTCAAAAGACACTTCTCTCATACAAGAACTTCTCAGTGAAAAG GTGCCCATTTTTGTTATGAACGCTTCAGTGTTCATATCAGGACTTGCATTTTCAACTTACTTTTCATGGAGATTGTCTCTGGTTGCCTTTCCAACGCTGCTTCTCCTGATCATTCCTGGAATGATCTATGGGAAATACCTTATATATCTTTCAAAAAAGGCATACAAGGAGTATGGCAAAGCGAATGCAATTGTAGAGCAGGCTCTGAGCTCTATTAAGACTGTATACTCATTCTCTGCTGAGAGGAGGATCATTGACAGGTATGAAGCAATATTGGATAGTACAACAAAGCTTGGAATCAAGCAAGGGACAGCTAAGGGTTTGGCTGTTGGGAGTACAGGGCTTTCTTTTGCGATATGGGCTTTTCTTGCTTGGTACGGAAGTCATCTGGTCATGTTCAAAGGAGAAACAGGTGGAAAGATCTATGCTGCTGGCATTTCCTTCATTTTGAGCGGACT aTCCCTGGGATCAGCACTTCCTGAACTGAAGTACTTCACAGAAGCTTCAATTGCGGCTTCAAGAATATTCGACAGGATAGATAGGGTTCCAGAAATTGATGGCGAAGACACAAAAGGACTCGTGCTAGATGAAGTTCGCGGAGAAATAGAATTCGAGCATGTCAAATTCTCGTACCCTTCTCGTCCTGATTCCATTGTTCTCAAAGATTTCAATCTCAAAGTTAAAGCAGGAAAAACCGTGGCTCTTGTTGGGGCTAGCGGAAGTGGCAAATCAACTGCAATTGCCCTTGTGCAACGGTTTTATGATGCCGATGATGGGATTGTGAGGATTGATGGTGTAGATATTAGAAGGCTCCAGTTGAAATGGGTTAGAAGGGAAATGGGTCTTGTGAGTCAAGAGCACGCGTTGTTTGGGACATCAATAAAGGATAACATAATGTTTGGGAAGCTTGATGCTACCATGGATGAAGTTATTGCTGCAGCCACGGCTGCAAATGCTCATAATTTCATAAGGCAGCTTCCAGAAGGGTACGAAACAAAG GTTGGTGAAAGGGGAGCACTTTTATCAGGCGGACAAAAGCAGCGAATTGCTATAGCAAGAGCCATTATCAAGAACCCCGTGATTCTTCTGCTTGATGAAGCAACAAGCGCACTTGACTCAGAATCTGAGACATTGGTGCAAAATGCCCTTGATCAGGCCTCCTTGGGAAGAACCACACTG GTGGTGGCACATAAGCTCTCAACAGTCCGGAATGCAGACCTTATAGCAGTAGTTGACAATGGCTGCTTGGTAGAAATAGGCACACACAATGATCTCATCAACAGAATAGATGGTCCCTATGCAAAAATGGCCAAATTGCAGAGACAATTCAGCTGTGATGACCAAGAAACAATCCCAGAAACACATGTGTCATCTGTTACAAGAAGTAGTGGTGGCCGGCTTAGTGCAGCAAGATCTAGCCCAGCTATTTTTGCTTCGCCATTACCCGTCATTGATAGCCCGCAGCCAGTAACTTACCTGCCTCCTTCATTCTTCCGGCTGCTCTCTTTAAACGCACCTGAATGGAAACAAGGCCTAATCGGAAGCCTTTCAGCTATAGCCGTTGGCTCAGTGCAACCTACCTATGCCTTGACCATTGGTGGCATGATCTCTGCTTTCTTTGCTAAAAGTCACAGTGAAATGCAATCAAGAATCCGTACATATTCACTCATTTTCTGTTCTCTTTCCTTGATTTCTCTGGCTTTTAATCTTTTGCAACATTACAATTTTGCTTATATGGGTGGCCGACTAACCAAGAGAATCAGGTTAAGAATGCTTGAAAAGATTCTTACATTTGAAGCAGCTTGGTTCGATGAAGAGCAAAACTCAAGTGGGGCATTATGTTCCAGATTGAGCAATGAGGCATCTATGGTTAAGTCCCTAGTTGCAGACAGAGTATCTTTATTAGTTCAAACTACTTCTGCTGTCGCCATTGCAATGATCATGGGGCTAGTTGTGGCTTGGAAATTAGCAGTTGTTATGATAGCAGTCCAGCCACTCACAATTCTATGTTTCTACACTAGAAAAGTACTGCTCTCAAGTGTTTCGACAAATTTCGTTAAGGCACAAAATCGCAGCACTCAAATTGCTGTGGAGGCAGTCATTAATCACAGAATTGTGACTTCATTCGGAAGTGCTGGAAAGGTTCTTCAAATCTTCGATGAAGCTCAAGAGGAACCCAGAAAGCAGGCAAGGAAAAAGTCATGGCTTGCAGGAATTGGTATGGGGTCGGCCCAGTGCCTAACTTTTATGTCATGGGCCTTGGATTTTTGGTACGGTGGCACATTGGTTCAGAAGGGACAAATATCAGCTGGGGATGtgtttaaaacatttttcatattaGTAAGCACTGGAAAGGTTATTGCTGAAGCAGGAAGCATGACTTCTGATCTAGCCAAGGGCTCCACTGCGGTCGCATCTGTGTTCAAGATTCTTGACCGGCAATCCTTGATTCCAGGGTCTTCGCAA GCAGGGGATGGCACACGTGGAAGCAAGTTACAAAAAATATCTGGAAAGATAGAGATGAGAAGGGTTGATTTTGCATATCCAAGCAGGCCAGATGCTCTGGTTTTACGGCAATTCAGCATGGAGGTGAAGCCAGGAACAAGTGTTGGGCTTGTTGGGAAAAGTGGGTGTGGAAAATCAACAGTAATTGGATTGATTCAAAGATTTTATGACGTTGAACAAGGATCAGTTAGAGTTGATGGGATGGATGTAAGGGAGCTCGATGTTCACTGGTACCGAAAGCATACGGCACTCGTCAGCCAAGAGCCAGTGATATATGCTGGCAACATACGTGACAACATTGTGTTTGGAAAGCTTGATGCTTCGGAAAACGAAGTGGTGGAAGCTGCTAGGGCTGCCAATGCTCACGAATTTATCTC ATCTTTAAAAGATGGATATGAAACTGAATGCGGCGAAAGGGGAGTGCAATTATCAGGAGGGCAAAGGCAGAGAATTGCAATAGCAAGAGCTATAATTCGTAACCCGACGATCCTATTACTTGATGAGGCTACAAGTGCACTCGACGTGCAATCTGAGCAAGTTGTTCAAGAAGCATTGGACAGAATTATGATGGGAAGAACCACAATTGTGGTGGCTCATCGGCTTAACACCATTAAAAAGCTTGACTCCATTGCTTTGGTTGCTGATGGGAGAGTAGTGGAAAGAGGTACCTATGCTCAATTAACGCACATGCGAGGGGCCTTTTTCAATCTTGCTACCCTTCAATCATAG